In the genome of Gloeotrichia echinulata CP02, one region contains:
- a CDS encoding IS630 family transposase: MLRCEYREKVRDIEPKNLVFLDEAGLLLGLMRPKARSEKGSRVYDVKPFYRGKKVTIIGAISMDKVLAVMTLDGSMDSNAFRVFIEKLLVPQLWKGAVVIMDNLFAHKIDEITPIIESVGASVINLSSYSPDFNPIEHWWSQLKAFIKTFSPKTTQMVDVLIAIALNLINPMHLRNWFANCCYCTS; the protein is encoded by the coding sequence TTGCTCAGGTGTGAATACAGAGAGAAAGTCAGAGATATAGAGCCGAAAAATCTGGTTTTTTTGGATGAAGCAGGCTTACTGCTTGGGTTAATGCGTCCAAAAGCTCGTAGTGAAAAAGGAAGTAGAGTATATGATGTAAAACCATTTTATCGAGGTAAAAAAGTCACTATTATCGGCGCAATCAGTATGGATAAAGTATTGGCTGTGATGACACTAGATGGTTCAATGGATAGTAATGCTTTTCGCGTGTTTATAGAAAAGTTGTTAGTGCCTCAATTATGGAAAGGTGCAGTTGTCATAATGGATAACCTATTTGCCCATAAGATCGATGAAATTACGCCCATAATTGAATCTGTTGGTGCCAGTGTCATCAATCTATCTTCTTATTCACCAGATTTTAATCCCATTGAACATTGGTGGTCACAGCTTAAAGCTTTTATCAAAACATTTTCTCCAAAAACTACTCAAATGGTAGATGTATTGATTGCAATTGCTTTAAATCTAATCAATCCTATGCATCTGCGAAATTGGTTTGCTAACTGCTGCTACTGTACTTCATGA
- a CDS encoding glycosyltransferase produces the protein MKVLQVIPSISPTMGGPTEVVLNLVRATRQLGVDVEIVTTNDDGNNFLDVPLRQRIEYQQVPIWFFPRISHRMKDYIFSAELAPWFWQHMRNYHLVETHYLFSYAPTCAAAIARRQKIPYLVHTMGQLSPWALAQSCQKKQIYSWLIERHNLNHAAAIHCTSTGEAEDVRNFQVNTPLFTLPLGVNPPDFLADAKQKLRQIYGISSETPVVLFLSRLHYKKRPDLLLMALHRLVEQNHDFHLIIAGSGEAEYETELKNLAASLGITQQISFAGFVIGEDKDLLLQGSDMFVLPSFSENFGIAVAEAMAAGLPVIITPGIQIAPEVAAAEAGLVVEGEVEPLAQAIAQLLQSPNQRQQLAENGKHLVKHQYSWSAIAQQLTSVYSAIIHKQPLPHSVCQNAIASRLKSETIIG, from the coding sequence ATGAAGGTCTTACAAGTCATCCCCTCAATTAGCCCTACTATGGGCGGACCGACTGAAGTTGTTTTGAATCTGGTCAGAGCCACGCGCCAGCTAGGAGTAGATGTTGAGATTGTTACTACCAATGATGATGGAAATAATTTTTTAGATGTCCCTCTTCGTCAGCGAATTGAATATCAGCAAGTGCCTATCTGGTTTTTTCCTCGGATTTCTCACCGGATGAAAGACTATATTTTTTCGGCTGAGTTAGCACCTTGGTTTTGGCAACATATGAGGAATTATCACCTAGTAGAAACTCACTATCTTTTCTCCTATGCTCCTACCTGTGCTGCGGCGATCGCTCGTAGGCAAAAAATTCCCTATTTAGTTCATACAATGGGTCAACTTTCACCTTGGGCGCTAGCTCAAAGTTGCCAGAAAAAACAAATCTACAGTTGGCTGATTGAGCGTCATAATCTCAATCATGCAGCCGCCATTCACTGTACAAGTACTGGTGAAGCCGAAGATGTGCGAAATTTTCAAGTGAATACCCCCCTGTTTACCCTACCTCTAGGGGTAAATCCACCTGATTTTTTAGCCGATGCGAAACAAAAACTACGGCAGATATACGGCATTTCCTCAGAAACACCTGTGGTATTATTCTTATCGCGTCTTCACTACAAAAAACGCCCAGATTTACTACTGATGGCTCTTCATCGCCTTGTAGAACAAAACCATGATTTTCACCTCATCATCGCCGGTTCTGGGGAAGCAGAGTACGAAACTGAACTGAAAAACTTAGCAGCATCCCTTGGTATCACCCAGCAAATTTCCTTTGCTGGTTTTGTGATCGGGGAAGATAAAGACTTGCTGCTACAAGGGTCAGATATGTTTGTTTTACCCTCTTTTTCCGAGAACTTCGGTATAGCAGTCGCTGAGGCTATGGCAGCTGGACTACCCGTTATTATAACTCCAGGAATTCAAATTGCTCCTGAAGTAGCAGCGGCTGAAGCTGGGTTGGTTGTTGAGGGTGAAGTTGAACCATTGGCTCAGGCGATCGCTCAATTGCTCCAATCTCCCAATCAAAGACAACAGCTAGCTGAGAATGGGAAACATCTGGTAAAACACCAATATTCTTGGAGTGCGATCGCCCAACAGCTCACTTCTGTTTATTCCGCAATCATTCACAAACAACCCCTGCCTCATTCTGTTTGCCAAAATGCGATCGCCTCTAGGCTAAAATCAGAGACGATTATTGGGTAA
- a CDS encoding NAD(P)/FAD-dependent oxidoreductase produces the protein MQPLRIVVIGGGAGGFFGAIASAEIHPQAEVTLLEASRQPLAKVLISGGGRCNVTHACFEVDGLVQNYPRGSKALQGAFTRFQPQDTVAWFAAHGVKLKTEADGRMFPITDSSETIVECLIKAAATAGVKLRIGTPVVSVKRPLNTQFEINLKSGETQIGDRLLLATGSSLAGYKIAQDLGHHIQPPVPSLFTFNMDDPKLRALAGVSVNPVNLRLSVGPKSQLEQTGPLLMTHWGLSGPAVLKLSAWGARVLNESRYQATLFINWLPDLQPEQVRQKILTIKSEWGKRPIALHRGVDLPHRLWQYIIARINITTEDRWAEISNKTLNQLVQELTQGEYAISGKGAFKEEFVTCGGVNLKEVNFKTMESKLVPGLYFAGEILDIDGVTGGFNFQSAWTTAYLAGQAIGSI, from the coding sequence TTGCAACCGTTACGTATTGTAGTTATTGGTGGTGGGGCTGGGGGATTTTTTGGCGCGATCGCCTCTGCCGAAATTCATCCTCAAGCCGAGGTTACTTTATTGGAAGCCAGTCGTCAACCACTGGCGAAAGTGCTGATTTCTGGTGGGGGACGCTGTAATGTCACCCACGCTTGCTTTGAAGTTGATGGGTTAGTGCAAAATTACCCCAGAGGTAGTAAAGCTTTACAGGGTGCATTTACGCGCTTTCAACCTCAAGATACAGTAGCTTGGTTTGCAGCCCACGGAGTCAAGCTGAAAACTGAAGCCGATGGTCGGATGTTTCCCATTACCGATAGTTCAGAAACAATTGTCGAATGTCTGATTAAAGCTGCAGCTACGGCTGGGGTAAAACTGCGGATTGGCACACCTGTTGTTTCAGTTAAAAGACCACTCAACACTCAGTTTGAGATTAACCTGAAATCGGGAGAAACGCAAATTGGCGATCGCTTATTATTAGCGACAGGAAGCAGCCTTGCGGGTTATAAAATAGCCCAAGACTTAGGACATCACATTCAACCGCCTGTCCCCTCTTTATTTACCTTCAACATGGACGATCCTAAGTTGCGAGCTTTAGCTGGAGTTAGTGTTAACCCCGTAAACTTGCGCTTGTCTGTAGGCCCAAAATCCCAATTAGAACAAACAGGCCCTTTGCTGATGACCCACTGGGGTTTAAGTGGTCCTGCAGTCCTCAAGCTTTCGGCTTGGGGTGCTAGAGTCTTAAATGAAAGCCGCTATCAAGCTACATTATTCATTAATTGGCTGCCCGATTTACAGCCTGAACAAGTCCGGCAAAAAATCTTAACAATCAAAAGTGAATGGGGAAAGCGACCCATTGCCTTGCATCGTGGCGTTGATTTACCCCACCGTCTCTGGCAATATATTATCGCCCGCATCAATATTACCACAGAAGACCGCTGGGCAGAAATATCTAACAAAACATTAAATCAGCTAGTACAAGAACTCACACAAGGAGAATACGCCATCAGCGGTAAAGGCGCCTTCAAAGAAGAATTTGTCACCTGTGGCGGTGTTAACCTCAAAGAAGTCAACTTCAAGACTATGGAAAGCAAGTTAGTTCCTGGTTTGTACTTTGCTGGCGAAATCTTAGATATTGATGGCGTTACCGGTGGGTTTAATTTCCAAAGTGCTTGGACAACTGCATATTTAGCCGGTCAGGCGATAGGAAGTATCTAG
- a CDS encoding type ISP restriction/modification enzyme, whose protein sequence is MGNPPYSGHSANNGTWISSLLKGKDTITEKVTSNYFEVDGKPLGEKNPKWLNDDYVKFIRFAQWRIEQTGYGILAFITNHGFLDNPTFRGMRQSLMATFDDIYILDLHGNSKKKEQSPDGSKDENVFDIQQGVAISIFVKRQNDKKQAANIYHTDLYGLRDNKYGWLNSNSIDTTEWIQLNPQAPFYLFFRQNTDLLAEYEPGWKVTDIFPVNSVGIVTARDELTIQWSREEIWKTVIDFADLLPETARLKYRLGEDARDWKVELAQKDLRSHPYLATKESKPFRELLAPILYRPFDIRYTYYTGKSRGFHCMPRGEVMRHMLAGENLGLISCRQHSQQSDWSLCGVTNSIIESCVVSNKTKEINYLFPLYLYPNPSNPKELEEPVRPNLSPAFLKDITAKLGYTPTPETIFYYIYAIFHSPTYRTRYAEFLKIDFPRVPLTSNNQLFTQLAEYGEELVALHLMKSPKLNNPITQFVKNNGNQIVDAGHPKYTNGAVIINRKGDKFTGVPESVWNFYVGGYQVCQKWLKDRKGRQLSDEDIQHYQGIVVALQETIKLMDKIDQAIPGFPIQ, encoded by the coding sequence ATGGGTAATCCTCCTTATTCTGGTCATTCTGCTAATAATGGCACTTGGATTAGTAGTCTTCTCAAGGGTAAAGATACAATCACCGAAAAGGTAACTAGCAATTATTTTGAAGTGGATGGTAAACCACTTGGTGAGAAAAATCCTAAATGGTTAAACGATGATTATGTAAAGTTTATTCGCTTTGCTCAATGGCGAATTGAACAAACTGGTTATGGAATTTTAGCTTTTATTACTAACCACGGTTTTCTTGATAACCCTACTTTTCGTGGGATGCGTCAAAGTTTGATGGCAACATTTGACGATATTTATATTTTAGATTTGCATGGTAATAGTAAAAAGAAAGAGCAATCACCAGATGGTTCAAAAGATGAGAACGTTTTTGATATTCAGCAAGGTGTAGCAATTAGTATTTTTGTTAAGCGACAGAATGATAAAAAGCAAGCAGCTAATATTTATCATACTGATTTGTATGGTTTACGTGATAATAAATATGGTTGGTTAAATTCTAATAGTATAGATACAACAGAGTGGATTCAGCTAAATCCACAAGCTCCATTTTATTTATTTTTTCGACAAAATACTGATTTACTTGCAGAGTATGAACCGGGATGGAAGGTAACAGATATTTTTCCAGTTAATAGTGTTGGAATAGTTACTGCTCGTGATGAATTAACTATCCAATGGAGTAGAGAAGAAATTTGGAAAACTGTAATTGATTTTGCCGATTTACTGCCAGAAACAGCACGATTAAAGTATCGATTGGGTGAAGATGCACGAGACTGGAAGGTTGAATTAGCTCAGAAAGATTTAAGAAGCCATCCTTATTTAGCAACTAAAGAATCTAAACCTTTTAGAGAATTACTTGCACCTATATTATATCGCCCGTTTGATATTCGTTACACTTATTACACTGGTAAATCTAGAGGTTTCCATTGTATGCCGCGTGGTGAAGTTATGCGTCATATGCTGGCTGGAGAGAATTTAGGTTTAATCTCCTGTCGTCAACATTCACAACAGAGTGACTGGAGTTTATGTGGGGTAACAAACTCTATTATTGAGAGCTGCGTCGTATCTAATAAAACTAAAGAAATAAACTATCTTTTTCCTCTCTATCTCTACCCCAACCCAAGCAATCCTAAAGAATTAGAAGAACCAGTTCGCCCCAACCTTTCCCCCGCATTCCTCAAAGATATCACCGCAAAACTCGGCTACACCCCCACACCAGAAACCATCTTTTACTACATCTACGCCATCTTCCACTCACCCACCTACCGCACCCGCTACGCCGAATTTCTCAAAATCGACTTCCCCCGCGTACCCCTCACCAGCAACAATCAACTCTTCACCCAACTTGCAGAATATGGCGAAGAATTAGTAGCACTCCACCTCATGAAATCGCCAAAATTAAATAACCCAATTACCCAATTTGTCAAAAACAACGGTAATCAAATAGTCGATGCTGGACACCCAAAATATACTAATGGTGCTGTCATCATCAACAGAAAAGGAGATAAATTTACAGGCGTACCAGAATCAGTGTGGAACTTCTACGTGGGAGGCTACCAAGTCTGTCAAAAATGGCTGAAAGATAGAAAGGGTAGACAGTTAAGTGATGAAGATATTCAGCACTACCAGGGAATTGTCGTAGCGTTGCAAGAGACAATTAAATTAATGGATAAAATTGATCAAGCGATACCAGGCTTTCCGATACAATGA
- a CDS encoding DUF2281 domain-containing protein gives MTIKEQLLQEIEKVPEPLLQEVLDFIQFLQNKRQQEKLEITLLSESSLQKDWLKPEEEEAWQNL, from the coding sequence ATGACAATCAAAGAACAACTGCTACAAGAAATTGAAAAAGTACCGGAACCTCTCTTACAAGAAGTGTTGGATTTTATTCAGTTTTTGCAGAATAAGCGCCAACAAGAGAAATTAGAAATAACCCTCTTAAGTGAATCTTCACTACAAAAAGATTGGCTGAAACCTGAAGAAGAGGAAGCATGGCAAAATTTGTAA
- a CDS encoding type II toxin-antitoxin system PemK/MazF family toxin: MAKFVKGDVVIVPFPFSDLTQAKRRPAVVVANLRGNDLILCQITSQTVSDEYAINIDNSDFSTGGLNQISNIRPNRLFTADESIILYKAGQLMPEKLEEVIVKIIEILQQ, encoded by the coding sequence ATGGCAAAATTTGTAAAAGGTGATGTTGTTATTGTCCCGTTTCCTTTCTCCGACTTGACCCAAGCTAAACGTAGACCTGCTGTAGTTGTTGCTAATCTTCGAGGTAATGACCTGATTCTGTGTCAAATTACCAGTCAAACAGTGAGCGATGAATATGCTATTAACATTGACAATAGCGACTTTAGCACAGGTGGACTCAATCAAATTAGTAATATCCGACCTAATCGCTTGTTTACAGCTGATGAATCAATCATTCTCTACAAAGCAGGTCAACTCATGCCAGAAAAGCTAGAAGAAGTCATAGTGAAAATAATTGAGATATTACAACAATAA
- a CDS encoding DUF2281 domain-containing protein — MTIKEQLLQEIESSPDTILAETLDFLRFLKTKETETQPTPSAPESATHSPVNSTGRSLLEHLKTIGKWQGDDLEECLKLVIASRGKAKFDYDNPFE; from the coding sequence ATGACAATCAAAGAACAACTGCTACAAGAAATTGAATCCAGCCCAGATACAATTCTGGCTGAAACCCTAGACTTTTTACGCTTTCTCAAAACAAAAGAAACTGAAACACAGCCTACGCCATCAGCCCCAGAATCTGCTACTCATTCTCCAGTAAATTCCACAGGACGTTCACTCCTAGAACATCTCAAAACCATTGGAAAATGGCAAGGTGATGATTTAGAAGAATGTCTCAAGCTAGTGATTGCTAGCCGTGGTAAAGCAAAATTTGATTATGATAACCCCTTTGAATAA
- a CDS encoding PIN domain-containing protein: protein MYLLDTNHCSAAILGDENLLRRIAEVENSLITTCVIVQGELVDMAERSQRKEENLALIHHFIQCIYIYNIDASTATIYGQLKAALFNQFAPKDKNKRRKTKVTDLGFDENDIWIAAIALQNNLTVVSRDSDFLRIQQVRSFSLSSWI, encoded by the coding sequence ATGTACCTATTGGATACAAATCATTGTAGCGCTGCTATTTTGGGTGATGAAAATCTACTTCGGCGCATCGCAGAAGTAGAAAACAGTCTAATTACAACCTGCGTCATTGTTCAAGGAGAACTGGTAGATATGGCAGAACGTTCTCAAAGAAAAGAAGAGAACTTAGCCCTCATTCATCACTTTATTCAATGTATCTATATCTATAACATTGATGCATCTACTGCTACTATTTACGGTCAACTAAAAGCCGCTTTATTTAATCAATTTGCACCCAAAGATAAAAACAAGCGGCGAAAAACTAAAGTCACTGATTTAGGTTTTGATGAAAATGACATTTGGATAGCTGCTATTGCACTGCAAAATAATCTAACTGTTGTTTCTAGAGATAGTGACTTTTTGCGAATTCAACAGGTAAGAAGCTTTTCGCTGTCATCTTGGATTTGA
- the lpxD gene encoding UDP-3-O-(3-hydroxymyristoyl)glucosamine N-acyltransferase has protein sequence MKFSEILSQFGDTVTDHSFTSNQDHDPEITGVAAIDEATQGAISYVEGAKFGSWVGKTNASALILPQDKTLQEQAQARGIIWLAAKDPKLLFAKAVKLFYQPYRPTPEIHPTAVIHPTAKIGNDVYIGPHVVIQPGVEIGDGAIIHPNVVIYPHAKIGDRTTLHANCTIHERTRIGVDCVIHSGAVIGAEGFGFVPTSAGWFKMEQSGYTVLEDRVEVGSNTAIDRPAVGETRVGRDTVIDNLVQIGHGSQIGTGCAIAGQSGMAGGVKVGNRVILAGQTGIANQVKIGDGAIASAQSGIHSDVAPGDIVSGSPAIPYKLYLKVAAIYSRLPEMYKSLKELQRQIGQK, from the coding sequence ATGAAATTTAGCGAAATCCTCAGCCAATTTGGCGACACAGTTACCGACCATAGCTTCACCAGCAACCAAGACCACGACCCAGAAATCACAGGAGTAGCAGCCATTGATGAAGCGACTCAAGGCGCTATTAGTTACGTAGAAGGTGCGAAATTTGGGTCTTGGGTGGGCAAGACTAATGCTAGTGCGTTAATTTTACCCCAAGACAAAACATTACAAGAGCAAGCCCAAGCACGAGGTATTATCTGGTTGGCGGCAAAAGACCCGAAACTTCTATTCGCCAAAGCGGTGAAACTCTTCTACCAACCATATCGCCCAACACCAGAAATTCATCCTACCGCCGTGATTCACCCCACGGCCAAAATTGGTAACGATGTTTATATTGGTCCCCATGTTGTGATTCAGCCAGGGGTAGAAATTGGCGATGGGGCAATTATTCATCCGAATGTGGTAATATATCCCCATGCCAAAATAGGCGATCGCACCACCTTACACGCCAACTGCACCATCCACGAACGTACCCGCATCGGTGTAGATTGCGTCATTCATAGCGGTGCTGTCATCGGTGCCGAAGGTTTTGGCTTTGTTCCTACCAGCGCTGGTTGGTTTAAAATGGAACAATCTGGTTACACTGTCTTAGAAGATAGGGTAGAAGTAGGCTCTAACACTGCCATTGACCGCCCAGCCGTCGGCGAAACCAGGGTAGGTCGCGATACAGTAATTGATAATTTAGTACAAATAGGTCACGGTAGCCAAATAGGTACTGGCTGTGCTATAGCAGGTCAGTCAGGCATGGCTGGAGGCGTAAAAGTTGGGAATCGGGTAATTTTAGCCGGACAAACAGGAATAGCCAACCAGGTAAAAATTGGCGATGGGGCGATCGCATCTGCTCAATCCGGAATTCACAGTGATGTCGCACCCGGAGATATTGTTTCTGGTTCTCCGGCGATTCCCTACAAATTATACCTCAAGGTAGCTGCTATTTATAGTCGTCTGCCAGAAATGTACAAATCTTTAAAAGAATTGCAGCGTCAAATAGGGCAGAAGTAA
- a CDS encoding DUF4058 family protein, whose product MKYPFPGMNPYLENPDLWSEVHHRLITAIAIAISPTLRPKYRVAIEKRTYRMSNEDAILIGIPDLAILSAKQKEQQLNSNKTAIATLPTDTANKSITVTLPLPLEIKEGYLEIREVSTGKVITVVEVLSPTNKRTKAGRKSYLDKREKILQSDTNLVEIDLIRNGDQMPIITNIPDTDYRILVVRSDCLPSAQLFAFSVREAIPNSTIPLAQQEQEIELNLQNLLLEIYEQAGFDLTLPEFLTTSQ is encoded by the coding sequence ATGAAGTATCCATTTCCGGGAATGAATCCCTATTTAGAAAATCCTGATTTATGGTCAGAGGTACACCATAGATTAATTACAGCGATCGCTATTGCTATATCTCCTACTTTACGTCCTAAATATCGAGTGGCAATTGAAAAACGTACCTACAGAATGAGTAATGAAGATGCTATCTTAATCGGTATTCCTGATTTAGCCATTTTATCAGCAAAACAAAAGGAACAACAATTAAATAGTAATAAAACAGCAATAGCAACTTTACCCACTGACACAGCAAATAAATCTATTACTGTCACCTTACCATTACCTTTAGAAATCAAAGAAGGATATTTAGAAATTAGAGAAGTGTCTACTGGTAAAGTAATAACAGTAGTTGAAGTGCTTTCTCCTACCAATAAACGCACAAAGGCAGGAAGGAAATCTTATTTAGATAAAAGAGAAAAAATATTACAAAGTGATACTAATTTAGTAGAAATTGATTTAATCAGGAATGGCGATCAAATGCCAATTATCACAAATATTCCTGATACAGACTATCGGATTTTAGTCGTCAGGTCAGATTGCTTACCCTCGGCTCAATTATTCGCTTTTAGCGTGAGAGAAGCTATCCCTAATTCTACTATTCCTTTAGCACAGCAAGAACAGGAAATAGAATTAAATTTACAGAACTTACTATTAGAAATATATGAGCAAGCCGGATTTGATTTGACCTTACCCGAATTTCTCACCACATCTCAATAA
- a CDS encoding CoB--CoM heterodisulfide reductase iron-sulfur subunit B family protein has protein sequence MLSQPLKYAYFPGCVAQGACRELYLSTQALTQALGIQLVELKKAACCGSGTFKEDSQLLEDTVNARNIALAEELNLPLLTHCSTCQGVIGHVDERLKECQTSNPAYIDQVNGLLNKQGCSPYRGSTEVKHLLYALVTDYGLEEITKRVQRQLTGLKCAAFYGCYLLRAQKSMPYDDPFQPEAMENVFRAVGATPIYYRGRTQCCGWPLSSYATTQSFQMAGTHIQEAMAADADCLVTPCPLCHLNLDSRQPEVEKVIGQKLGLPVLHLPQLIALALGVSPEALGLERHIVSTKPVLAKLGF, from the coding sequence ATGCTATCTCAACCGCTAAAATACGCTTACTTTCCTGGTTGTGTTGCCCAGGGTGCTTGTCGGGAGCTTTATCTCTCAACCCAAGCACTCACCCAAGCACTTGGCATTCAACTCGTTGAGTTAAAAAAAGCTGCTTGTTGTGGTTCAGGCACCTTCAAAGAAGATTCTCAATTGCTGGAAGATACGGTCAATGCTAGAAATATCGCCTTAGCAGAAGAATTAAATTTGCCTCTGCTGACCCATTGCAGCACTTGTCAAGGTGTGATTGGTCATGTGGATGAACGCCTCAAAGAATGTCAGACTTCAAATCCAGCATACATTGATCAGGTGAATGGTTTATTAAATAAACAAGGCTGTTCACCTTATCGCGGCAGTACCGAGGTTAAACATCTCCTTTATGCTCTGGTTACAGATTACGGTTTAGAAGAAATCACAAAACGTGTCCAGCGCCAGTTGACTGGACTAAAATGCGCGGCTTTTTATGGATGCTATCTCCTCCGTGCCCAAAAGTCCATGCCCTATGATGACCCCTTCCAACCAGAAGCAATGGAAAATGTGTTTCGGGCGGTGGGCGCAACGCCAATTTATTATCGCGGTCGCACCCAATGTTGTGGTTGGCCTCTGTCTAGCTATGCCACTACCCAATCTTTCCAAATGGCGGGGACTCATATTCAAGAAGCAATGGCCGCTGATGCTGATTGTTTGGTCACTCCTTGTCCTCTGTGCCATTTAAATTTAGATTCTCGTCAGCCAGAGGTCGAAAAGGTGATTGGACAGAAGCTAGGTTTGCCAGTCTTGCATTTACCCCAGTTGATTGCTTTAGCCCTAGGAGTTAGTCCAGAAGCACTCGGTTTAGAACGCCACATCGTTTCCACTAAGCCAGTGTTGGCAAAATTAGGATTTTAG
- the acpP gene encoding acyl carrier protein: MSQTETFERVKAIVAEQLSVEAEKITPESVFMEDLGADSLDTVELVMALEEEFEIEIPDEAAEKIASVQDAVDYIHKQVGASS; this comes from the coding sequence ATGAGCCAAACGGAAACTTTTGAAAGAGTCAAGGCAATCGTTGCCGAACAACTGAGTGTTGAGGCTGAAAAGATCACACCAGAGTCAGTTTTTATGGAAGACCTAGGGGCTGATTCCCTGGATACTGTTGAATTAGTCATGGCTTTGGAAGAAGAATTTGAGATCGAAATTCCCGATGAAGCCGCTGAAAAGATTGCATCAGTTCAAGACGCAGTGGATTACATCCACAAGCAAGTTGGTGCATCATCTTAA
- the fabF gene encoding beta-ketoacyl-ACP synthase II, producing the protein MTDYKRKRVVVTGVGAITPIGNTPAQYWKGLLSGSNGIDYITAFDASKHDCRIAGEVKNFNPHDHMEPKEAKRMDRFSQFGVAAAKQALSDAQLKIDELNAEQVGVIIGSGIGGLKVLEDQQTIYLNRGPDRCSPFMIPMMIANMAAGLTAIHTGAMGPNSCSVTACAAGSNAIGDAFRQIQWGYAQAMICGGCEAAITPLGVAGFAAAKALSKSNNPANACRPFDHKRDGFVMGEGAGILILEELEYAKSRGARIYAEIVGYGMTCDAYHITSPVPGGLGAARAIQLALKDGGLTPEMVSYINAHGTSTPANDSTETAAMKKALGEYAYKVAISSTKSMTGHLLGGSGGIEAVATVLAIANDEIPPTINLENPDPECDLDYVPHVSRAQTIEVALSNSFGFGGHNVTLAFKKYH; encoded by the coding sequence ATGACAGATTATAAACGTAAACGCGTTGTTGTAACTGGTGTTGGCGCGATTACACCGATTGGCAACACACCAGCGCAATATTGGAAAGGATTGTTGAGTGGAAGCAATGGCATTGACTACATCACGGCTTTTGATGCGTCTAAGCATGATTGCCGCATTGCTGGTGAAGTAAAAAACTTCAATCCACACGATCACATGGAGCCGAAAGAAGCCAAGCGCATGGATCGGTTTTCTCAATTTGGGGTGGCGGCGGCAAAACAGGCTCTATCTGACGCGCAGTTAAAAATCGATGAATTAAATGCCGAACAGGTGGGTGTGATCATTGGTTCTGGCATTGGTGGTCTTAAGGTTTTAGAAGACCAGCAAACTATCTACCTCAATCGGGGTCCTGATCGCTGTAGTCCGTTCATGATACCGATGATGATCGCCAATATGGCAGCGGGGTTGACAGCAATTCACACTGGTGCAATGGGACCTAATTCTTGCTCTGTGACTGCTTGCGCCGCTGGTTCTAATGCCATTGGAGATGCGTTTCGCCAGATTCAATGGGGGTATGCCCAAGCGATGATTTGCGGCGGATGTGAGGCAGCGATTACCCCCTTGGGAGTGGCTGGGTTTGCCGCAGCTAAGGCACTTTCAAAAAGCAATAACCCCGCCAATGCTTGCCGTCCGTTTGACCACAAACGCGATGGATTTGTCATGGGTGAAGGGGCGGGAATTTTGATTCTCGAAGAACTAGAATACGCCAAAAGTCGCGGCGCACGCATTTATGCGGAAATCGTCGGCTATGGGATGACCTGTGATGCCTATCATATTACGTCCCCAGTCCCCGGTGGTTTAGGAGCAGCCAGAGCCATACAATTAGCCCTCAAGGATGGCGGACTCACCCCAGAAATGGTAAGTTACATCAATGCTCATGGCACCAGCACCCCAGCTAATGATTCGACGGAAACAGCCGCGATGAAAAAAGCTTTGGGCGAATATGCCTATAAGGTGGCAATTAGCTCAACTAAATCGATGACAGGCCATCTGTTGGGCGGTTCTGGAGGCATTGAAGCAGTGGCGACGGTATTGGCGATCGCCAATGACGAAATACCACCAACAATTAATCTAGAAAATCCCGATCCAGAATGTGACCTGGATTACGTTCCCCACGTTAGCCGCGCTCAAACAATCGAAGTGGCACTATCCAATTCTTTTGGGTTTGGCGGTCATAATGTGACCCTAGCCTTTAAGAAGTACCACTAA